From Flavobacterium sp. 102, a single genomic window includes:
- a CDS encoding DUF4293 family protein: MFRIQTYYLIACLIVTGVLPFVFPLWNDASGKSIYFMMDIAYTALFGLSSTLSLLSILSHAKRQQQFVMGRLNIILNLILLGLFVYRTLTASGEAIVSEKGVGMFLPILSIVLLVLANKAIKKDEDLVKSVDRLR; this comes from the coding sequence ATGTTTAGAATACAGACTTATTATTTGATAGCTTGCCTAATCGTAACTGGTGTTTTACCATTTGTGTTTCCTTTGTGGAATGACGCATCGGGTAAATCAATCTATTTTATGATGGATATTGCTTACACCGCGCTATTCGGATTGAGCAGCACGCTGTCATTATTGAGCATTTTATCACACGCAAAAAGACAACAACAATTTGTCATGGGCAGATTGAATATCATATTGAATTTAATTTTATTAGGATTATTTGTGTACCGAACACTAACTGCATCTGGAGAAGCTATTGTTTCTGAGAAAGGTGTTGGGATGTTCTTACCTATTCTTTCTATCGTACTTTTGGTTTTGGCCAACAAAGCCATTAAAAAGGATGAAGATCTCGTAAAATCTGTGGATCGATTGCGATAA
- the truA gene encoding tRNA pseudouridine(38-40) synthase TruA, producing the protein MRYFIELAYKGTNYHGWQYQPDASSVQETLNKALSIILKKEIDIVGAGRTDTGVHAKKMYAHFDYETDIDSKLIVHKLNSFLPKDIVIFDIRKVHDDAHARFDATKRTYEYHIHTFKDAFENDGSWLHQLPLDVDKMNRACQILFKYTDFECFSKTNTDVRTFNCVIFEAHWQQLEPKANRTESNGNKLVFTIAADRFLRNMVRAIVGTMINIGLGKINLEDFEKIIESKDRGQAGFSVPAHGLYLTQIDYDYIK; encoded by the coding sequence TTGAGATATTTTATTGAATTAGCTTATAAAGGAACAAATTACCACGGTTGGCAGTACCAACCCGATGCAAGTTCCGTACAAGAAACACTCAATAAGGCTTTATCCATCATTCTAAAAAAAGAGATTGATATTGTTGGTGCAGGCCGAACCGATACCGGCGTTCATGCCAAAAAAATGTATGCGCATTTTGATTATGAAACCGATATCGACAGTAAACTCATAGTTCACAAACTCAATTCTTTTTTACCCAAAGACATTGTCATTTTTGATATCCGAAAAGTACACGATGATGCTCATGCCCGTTTCGATGCTACGAAACGAACTTATGAATACCACATTCACACTTTCAAAGATGCTTTTGAAAACGACGGGAGTTGGTTGCACCAATTGCCTTTGGATGTAGACAAAATGAACAGAGCGTGCCAAATCCTTTTCAAGTATACTGACTTTGAATGTTTTTCTAAAACCAATACAGACGTCAGAACGTTTAATTGTGTTATTTTTGAAGCACACTGGCAACAACTCGAGCCAAAGGCGAACAGGACGGAGTCAAACGGCAACAAATTAGTGTTCACCATAGCCGCTGATCGCTTTTTACGTAATATGGTTCGTGCCATTGTCGGAACCATGATTAATATCGGTTTAGGCAAAATAAACTTAGAAGATTTTGAAAAAATAATTGAAAGTAAAGACCGAGGTCAAGCGGGATTTTCTGTGCCTGCGCACGGTTTGTACCTAACCCAAATTGATTACGACTATATAAAATAA
- a CDS encoding tetratricopeptide repeat protein, which translates to MKIKHIVLASTILVSVSAFAQKDELKTLKKIYTKEAPKPGDVIEYKSTLARLEGLATEEGDKVSAGFYKAMLPLVEIMSFGPTVTEAQKAQVVSAKTVVDIEKGLNGTLEYEKKTGKKVYTDDILKKVELYKSDIINLAIALGQQQKFQEASDVLYSLYLLDKKDADKLFFAASYAVSAANYDKAFQYYSELKALNYTGEGTLYFAFNNTLKQEENFGTNKSLRDISVNTTKTHSKPRDEKTESKRGEIFKNIALILVQKGKVEEAKAAVQEARQANPEDTSLILTEADLYLKMNDFETYSKLANEALSKNPNNVDLVFNLGVISANANKLDEAEKHYKRALEINPNYFNAHLNLAELKLRADEKWVTELNKLGTSEKDNKRYEVIKKLREDNFKLILPHLEKAVELEPTNEPAKKTLLSVYNALEMTDKYKALKAKM; encoded by the coding sequence ATGAAAATTAAACACATTGTATTGGCTTCAACAATACTAGTTTCTGTTTCCGCTTTTGCTCAAAAAGACGAGCTTAAGACGTTAAAGAAAATTTATACCAAAGAAGCGCCTAAACCGGGTGATGTCATAGAGTATAAAAGTACTTTGGCAAGACTTGAAGGATTGGCTACTGAAGAAGGCGATAAAGTTTCAGCCGGATTTTACAAAGCCATGTTGCCTTTGGTAGAGATTATGTCTTTTGGACCAACTGTTACAGAAGCTCAAAAAGCCCAAGTAGTGAGTGCCAAAACGGTTGTTGATATTGAGAAAGGACTGAATGGTACTTTAGAATATGAGAAAAAGACCGGTAAAAAAGTTTATACTGATGATATTTTGAAAAAAGTAGAGTTGTATAAATCTGATATTATCAATTTGGCGATTGCTTTGGGTCAACAACAAAAATTCCAAGAAGCTTCGGATGTATTGTACTCTTTGTACCTTTTAGATAAAAAAGATGCAGACAAATTATTTTTCGCAGCGAGTTATGCCGTTAGTGCTGCTAATTATGACAAAGCTTTCCAATATTACAGTGAATTAAAAGCACTTAATTATACTGGTGAAGGAACACTTTATTTTGCCTTTAACAATACTTTAAAGCAAGAAGAGAACTTCGGAACTAACAAAAGCCTTCGTGATATTTCTGTAAATACTACAAAAACGCATTCAAAACCTAGAGATGAGAAAACCGAATCAAAACGTGGTGAAATTTTCAAAAATATTGCGCTGATATTAGTGCAAAAAGGCAAAGTAGAAGAAGCTAAAGCAGCAGTTCAAGAAGCACGTCAAGCCAATCCGGAAGACACATCTTTGATATTGACGGAAGCCGATTTGTATTTAAAAATGAATGATTTTGAAACCTATTCAAAATTAGCTAATGAAGCACTTAGTAAGAATCCTAATAATGTAGATTTGGTATTCAATTTAGGCGTAATCAGTGCCAATGCGAATAAGTTAGACGAAGCTGAAAAACATTATAAAAGAGCTTTAGAAATTAACCCTAATTATTTCAATGCTCATTTGAATTTAGCCGAATTAAAATTAAGAGCTGACGAAAAATGGGTTACTGAATTAAACAAATTAGGGACTTCTGAAAAAGACAACAAACGCTACGAAGTGATTAAAAAATTAAGAGAAGATAATTTCAAATTGATTTTGCCTCATCTTGAAAAAGCGGTAGAATTAGAGCCTACCAATGAACCGGCTAAAAAGACATTGTTAAGTGTTTATAATGCTTTGGAAATGACTGATAAGTACAAAGCTTTAAAAGCTAAAATGTAA
- the rho gene encoding transcription termination factor Rho, which produces MFDISALKEMKLSELQDIAKLAKTIKVTGAKKDTLIAKILEHQNNTVTEEKPKVTSDQNDSELAKQKAAVDNKSKRARITPETKKAPETNQNDLFANEEPIAVVAEAPSDSQRAEQKPAFESKNPKFKKPFDKKTRGGAEQNEAKPGNTPSQQSSDSEVEEKQRAVEVPSDSEQTQQTEANPNQNKDGNRLQKPKNPNQNQHERKRTDEVNQNGNGNGNANNNNPNFKGKKHSNFRDSDYEFDGIIESEGVLEMMPDGYGFLRSSDYNYLASPDDIYLSTSQIRLFGLKTGDTVKGVVRPPKEGEKFFPLVRVLKINGHDPQVVRDRVSFEHLTPIFPKEKFNIADKQASVSTRVIDLFSPIGKGQRGMIVAQPKTGKTMLLKDIANAIAANHPEVYLIVLLIDERPEEVTDMQRSVRGEVIASTFDREPMEHVKIANIVLEKSKRLVECGHDVVILLDSITRLARAYNTVQPASGKVLSGGVDANALQKPKRFFGAARNVENGGSLSIIATALTETGSKMDEVIFEEFKGTGNMELQLDRKIANRRIFPAIDLTSSSTRRDDLLLDEKTLQRMWILRKFLADMNPVEAMDTINDKIKKTRNNDEFLISMND; this is translated from the coding sequence ATGTTTGATATTTCCGCCTTAAAAGAAATGAAGCTTTCTGAGCTTCAAGACATTGCCAAGTTGGCAAAAACTATTAAAGTCACCGGTGCCAAAAAAGATACGCTAATTGCAAAAATTTTGGAACACCAAAACAATACTGTAACCGAAGAGAAACCCAAAGTTACTTCAGACCAGAATGATAGCGAATTGGCTAAGCAAAAAGCAGCAGTTGATAATAAAAGTAAACGCGCCCGAATTACGCCTGAAACCAAAAAAGCACCTGAAACCAATCAAAATGATTTGTTTGCCAATGAGGAACCGATAGCGGTCGTAGCCGAAGCCCCGAGCGATAGCCAACGGGCGGAGCAAAAGCCGGCTTTTGAAAGCAAAAACCCTAAGTTTAAAAAACCTTTCGATAAAAAAACTCGAGGCGGAGCCGAACAGAACGAAGCTAAACCCGGCAATACACCTTCACAGCAATCAAGCGATAGCGAAGTTGAAGAAAAGCAACGGGCTGTTGAAGTTCCAAGCGATAGCGAACAGACGCAACAAACTGAAGCCAATCCAAACCAAAATAAGGATGGTAACCGTCTGCAAAAGCCTAAAAATCCGAACCAAAATCAACACGAGCGTAAGCGAACTGACGAAGTAAACCAAAATGGCAATGGTAACGGTAATGCAAACAATAACAACCCTAATTTTAAAGGAAAGAAACATAGTAATTTCCGCGATTCCGATTATGAATTTGACGGAATTATTGAAAGCGAAGGTGTTTTAGAAATGATGCCTGATGGCTACGGTTTCTTGCGCTCTTCTGATTATAACTACTTAGCGTCTCCCGATGATATTTATTTATCGACTTCTCAAATCAGATTATTCGGTTTGAAAACCGGTGATACCGTAAAAGGAGTAGTACGTCCGCCTAAAGAAGGTGAAAAATTCTTCCCATTGGTTCGCGTTTTAAAAATCAATGGACATGATCCGCAAGTCGTTAGAGATAGAGTTTCCTTCGAACACTTAACGCCAATTTTTCCAAAAGAAAAATTCAATATAGCCGATAAACAAGCCAGCGTTTCCACCAGAGTAATCGATTTGTTTTCGCCAATCGGTAAAGGACAACGCGGTATGATTGTGGCCCAACCCAAAACAGGTAAAACAATGTTGTTAAAAGACATTGCCAATGCCATTGCGGCCAATCATCCTGAAGTTTATTTGATAGTGTTACTAATTGACGAACGTCCGGAAGAAGTTACCGATATGCAACGTAGTGTTCGTGGTGAAGTAATTGCTTCTACTTTCGACAGAGAACCAATGGAACACGTAAAAATTGCCAATATTGTTTTAGAGAAATCAAAACGTTTGGTAGAATGTGGTCATGATGTAGTGATTTTGTTGGATTCGATTACGCGTTTGGCCAGAGCTTATAATACGGTGCAACCGGCATCCGGTAAAGTACTTTCGGGTGGAGTTGATGCGAATGCGTTACAAAAACCAAAACGTTTCTTCGGTGCGGCTCGTAACGTAGAAAACGGTGGTTCACTCAGTATCATCGCAACAGCTTTAACGGAAACCGGTTCTAAAATGGACGAAGTAATCTTCGAAGAATTTAAAGGAACAGGTAATATGGAGTTGCAATTGGACAGAAAAATTGCCAACCGAAGAATTTTCCCGGCTATCGATTTGACTTCATCCAGTACGCGTCGTGATGATTTATTGTTAGACGAAAAAACACTACAAAGAATGTGGATTTTGCGCAAGTTCTTAGCTGATATGAATCCGGTAGAAGCGATGGATACCATTAATGATAAGATTAAGAAGACCCGAAATAACGATGAGTTCCTCATTTCGATGAACGATTAA
- the dnaK gene encoding molecular chaperone DnaK: protein MGKIIGIDLGTTNSCVAVMEGGEPVVIANAEGKRTTPSVIAFVEGGEIKVGDPAKRQAVTNPTKTIASIKRFMGNKYTESAKEASTVAYKVMKGDNDTPRVDIDGRLYTPQELSAMTLQKMKKTAEDYLGHTVTEAVITVPAYFNDAQRQATKEAGEIAGLKVMRIINEPTAAALAYGLDKQGKDQKIAVYDLGGGTFDISVLELGDGVFEVLSTNGDTHLGGDDFDQVIIDWMANDFNTEEGVDLRKDPMALQRLKEAAEKAKIELSSSTQTEINLPYVTATASGPKHLVKTLTRAKFEQLAESLVKRSMEPVVKALKDAGLTTSDIDEVILVGGSTRIPVIQDQVEKFFGKKPSKGVNPDEVVAIGAAIQGGVLSGDVKDVLLLDVTPLSLGIETMGNVMTKLIESNTTIPTKKSQVFSTAADNQPSVEIHVIQGERTMAADNKTIGRFHLEGIPPAPRGVPQIEVTFDIDANGIIKVSATDKGTGKSHDIRIEASSGLTPEEIERMKKDAELNAESDRLAKEKADKLNEADGMIFQTESQLKELGEKLSDEHKTAIEYALTELKMAYQSQDLEAIQKGLDNVNAAWKTATEAMYAQGDAGQAQEAEAQGDNTQDVEFEEVK, encoded by the coding sequence ATGGGAAAAATTATTGGTATCGACTTAGGTACAACCAACTCTTGTGTGGCCGTTATGGAAGGTGGAGAACCAGTTGTAATTGCTAACGCAGAAGGTAAAAGAACAACGCCATCTGTAATTGCTTTTGTAGAAGGTGGAGAAATTAAAGTAGGTGATCCTGCGAAAAGACAAGCGGTGACAAACCCAACCAAAACCATAGCGTCTATTAAACGTTTTATGGGGAACAAGTACACAGAAAGTGCTAAAGAAGCATCAACTGTTGCGTACAAAGTAATGAAAGGCGATAATGACACACCACGTGTTGATATCGACGGAAGATTGTATACACCACAAGAATTGTCAGCGATGACACTTCAAAAAATGAAAAAAACAGCTGAAGACTATTTAGGTCATACGGTTACCGAAGCAGTGATTACTGTTCCGGCTTACTTTAACGATGCACAACGTCAGGCTACGAAAGAAGCAGGAGAAATTGCAGGTCTTAAAGTAATGCGTATCATCAATGAGCCAACCGCTGCGGCATTAGCTTACGGATTAGACAAACAAGGAAAAGACCAAAAAATTGCCGTTTACGATTTAGGTGGAGGAACTTTTGATATCTCTGTACTTGAATTAGGCGATGGTGTTTTCGAAGTATTGTCTACAAACGGAGATACTCACTTAGGTGGAGATGACTTTGACCAAGTAATCATCGATTGGATGGCTAACGATTTCAATACCGAAGAAGGTGTTGATTTGCGTAAAGACCCAATGGCATTACAACGTTTAAAAGAAGCAGCTGAAAAAGCTAAAATCGAGTTGTCGTCTTCAACACAAACAGAAATCAACTTACCATACGTTACGGCTACGGCTTCAGGACCAAAACACTTAGTGAAAACTTTGACTCGTGCTAAATTCGAGCAATTGGCTGAATCTTTAGTAAAACGTTCTATGGAACCGGTTGTTAAAGCGTTGAAAGATGCAGGTTTAACGACTTCAGATATCGACGAAGTAATCTTGGTTGGTGGTTCTACAAGAATCCCGGTTATCCAAGATCAAGTAGAAAAATTCTTTGGTAAAAAACCATCAAAAGGAGTTAATCCTGATGAAGTAGTAGCAATTGGAGCTGCGATTCAAGGTGGTGTTTTATCCGGTGATGTAAAAGATGTATTGTTATTAGATGTTACGCCTTTATCATTAGGAATTGAAACTATGGGTAACGTAATGACTAAATTAATCGAGTCAAATACGACTATTCCAACTAAAAAGTCACAAGTGTTCTCTACGGCTGCGGACAACCAACCAAGTGTTGAAATCCACGTGATTCAAGGAGAAAGAACGATGGCTGCAGATAACAAAACTATTGGTCGTTTCCACTTAGAAGGAATTCCACCGGCACCTAGAGGTGTTCCTCAAATTGAAGTAACTTTTGACATCGATGCCAATGGTATCATCAAAGTATCAGCTACAGATAAAGGAACAGGAAAATCTCATGATATTCGTATCGAAGCGTCTTCAGGATTGACTCCGGAAGAAATCGAAAGAATGAAAAAAGATGCTGAATTAAACGCTGAAAGCGATAGATTGGCTAAAGAAAAAGCAGATAAATTAAACGAAGCTGACGGTATGATTTTCCAAACAGAAAGTCAATTGAAAGAGTTGGGTGAGAAATTATCTGACGAACATAAAACAGCTATCGAATATGCTTTAACCGAATTGAAAATGGCCTACCAATCACAAGATTTGGAAGCGATTCAAAAAGGGTTAGACAATGTAAATGCCGCTTGGAAAACAGCTACAGAAGCAATGTATGCTCAAGGTGACGCTGGTCAGGCTCAGGAAGCAGAAGCGCAAGGCGATAATACTCAGGATGTAGAATTCGAAGAGGTAAAATAA
- the lpdA gene encoding dihydrolipoyl dehydrogenase — protein MKYDIIVLGSGPGGYVTAIRASQLGFKVAVIEKENLGGICLNWGCIPTKALLKSAQVFDYLKHASDYGLTVKEFDKDFNAVIARSRGVADGMSKGVQFLMKKNKIDVIDGFGKIKPGKKVAVTAADGKVTEYSGDHIIIATGARSRELPNLPQDGIKVIGYRQAMTLPTQPKKMIVVGSGAIGVEFAHFYNSMGTEVTIVEFLPNIVPVEDEDISKQMERSMKKSGITIMTNSSVERIDTTGKGVKAFVKTAKGEEVLEADILLSAVGIKTNIENIGLEETGIKTDKDKILVNDFYQTNVPGYYAIGDVTPGQALAHVASAEGILCVEKIKGLHVEPLDYGNIPGCTYATPEIASVGMTEKQAKEKGYELKIGKFPFTASGKAKAAGTPDGFVKVIFDAKYGEWLGCHMIGAGVTDMIAEAVVARKLETTGHEILKAVHPHPTMSEAVMEAVADAYGEVIHL, from the coding sequence ATGAAATACGATATTATTGTTTTAGGAAGTGGTCCGGGCGGTTATGTTACTGCGATTCGCGCGTCACAATTAGGCTTTAAAGTAGCCGTTATCGAAAAAGAAAACCTTGGTGGAATTTGTTTAAATTGGGGTTGTATTCCAACGAAAGCACTTTTAAAATCGGCACAGGTTTTTGATTACCTAAAACATGCTTCAGATTACGGTTTGACCGTGAAGGAATTTGACAAAGATTTCAACGCTGTTATCGCTCGTTCTCGTGGCGTAGCTGATGGCATGAGTAAAGGAGTTCAATTCTTAATGAAGAAAAATAAAATTGACGTTATAGATGGTTTTGGTAAAATAAAACCGGGCAAAAAAGTTGCTGTAACGGCAGCAGACGGAAAAGTAACTGAATATTCAGGTGACCACATTATCATTGCTACCGGTGCTCGTTCGAGAGAATTGCCGAATTTGCCACAAGATGGTATAAAAGTAATTGGCTACAGACAAGCGATGACTTTACCAACACAACCAAAGAAAATGATTGTCGTGGGTTCAGGTGCGATTGGCGTTGAGTTTGCTCATTTTTACAATTCAATGGGTACAGAAGTAACTATTGTTGAGTTTTTACCCAACATTGTTCCGGTTGAAGACGAAGACATTTCGAAACAAATGGAACGTTCTATGAAAAAATCAGGCATTACCATTATGACCAATTCTTCTGTAGAAAGAATCGACACTACCGGAAAAGGCGTAAAAGCATTTGTAAAAACTGCTAAAGGCGAAGAAGTTTTAGAAGCGGATATTTTGCTTTCAGCCGTTGGAATCAAAACCAACATTGAAAACATAGGATTAGAAGAAACCGGAATCAAAACCGATAAAGATAAAATTTTAGTCAACGATTTTTACCAAACTAATGTTCCGGGTTATTACGCCATTGGTGATGTAACGCCAGGACAAGCTTTGGCTCACGTTGCTTCAGCAGAAGGAATTCTTTGTGTGGAAAAAATCAAAGGTTTGCACGTTGAACCTTTAGATTACGGAAACATTCCGGGCTGTACTTATGCAACGCCTGAAATTGCTTCTGTAGGTATGACTGAAAAACAAGCCAAAGAAAAAGGATACGAATTAAAAATTGGTAAATTCCCTTTCACTGCTTCAGGTAAAGCGAAAGCCGCCGGAACTCCGGATGGTTTTGTCAAAGTAATTTTTGATGCCAAATATGGCGAATGGTTAGGTTGTCACATGATTGGTGCCGGTGTAACCGATATGATTGCGGAAGCAGTTGTAGCTCGTAAATTAGAAACTACAGGACACGAAATTTTAAAAGCGGTTCATCCACATCCAACGATGAGTGAAGCGGTGATGGAAGCAGTAGCCGATGCTTATGGAGAAGTGATTCACTTATAG
- a CDS encoding metallophosphoesterase produces the protein MKKILLLSDTHSHIDDTILKYVHQADEVWHAGDIGDLNVTDTIKAIKPLLAVYGNIDDDKARMEFPLNNRFFCEGVDVWITHIGGYPGKYNQAIRTEIQTSPPKLFICGHSHILKVQFDKKLNLLHMNPGACGIYGFHQVRTMLRFEIDGDKIQNLEIIEIGKK, from the coding sequence TTGAAAAAAATCTTATTACTTTCCGATACCCATAGTCATATTGATGATACTATTTTGAAATATGTTCACCAAGCTGATGAAGTCTGGCATGCCGGAGATATTGGAGATTTAAATGTGACTGATACGATTAAAGCAATCAAACCTTTGCTAGCGGTTTACGGCAACATAGACGATGACAAAGCCCGAATGGAATTTCCGTTGAACAATAGGTTTTTCTGTGAAGGTGTTGACGTTTGGATAACTCATATTGGCGGTTATCCCGGAAAGTACAATCAGGCCATTCGAACTGAAATTCAAACCAGTCCACCGAAGCTTTTCATTTGTGGGCATTCGCACATACTGAAAGTACAATTTGATAAAAAACTCAATTTATTGCATATGAATCCGGGAGCTTGTGGGATTTACGGATTTCATCAGGTGCGAACGATGTTGCGTTTCGAAATTGATGGCGATAAAATTCAGAATTTGGAGATTATTGAAATAGGGAAGAAGTAG
- a CDS encoding ABC transporter ATP-binding protein: MQAKAFDTNLFKRILKYTKPYKKRYYGVILFAVLLSVFAALRPYLLKQTVDEYIAPKDEHGLLFYVTIMGVVLILETLSQFYFVYWANWLGQDIIKDIRTKLFKHMLSFRMKYFDHAPVGQLVTRSVSDIEQIARIFSQGLFMIISDMLKMIVILIFMFYMNWRLTWIVILAMPVLVYITRIFQRKMQVAFEDVRNQVANMNTFVQERVTGMKIVQLFNREEIEYEKFKEINQKHNKAWIKTILYNSIFFPIADIISSLTLGAVVLYGGFHILDGDKFTTFGDLFSYTMFIGMLFNPLRQIADKFNEMQMGMIAANRVFDILDTDKDVQEDGSVVASHFKGNIRFENVRFGYNDKEEVLKGINLNVKAGETIAIVGATGAGKSTIINLLNRFYEINSGTIYVDNQNINDFQLESLRQQIAIVLQDVFLFADTIHNNITLNNPNISREEVIEAAKKIGVHKFIKTLPGGYDYDVKERGVMLSSGQRQLIAFLRAYVSNPSILILDEATSSIDTYSEELIQKATERITQGRTSIIIAHRLATIINADKIIVMDKGQIVEEGTHQELVNKAQGYYKNLYDSQFAVES; the protein is encoded by the coding sequence ATGCAAGCAAAAGCATTCGATACTAATTTATTCAAACGCATTTTAAAATACACCAAGCCTTATAAAAAAAGGTATTACGGTGTGATTTTGTTTGCCGTATTGCTTTCCGTTTTTGCAGCACTTCGTCCTTATTTGTTAAAACAAACCGTTGATGAATATATAGCACCGAAGGACGAACATGGTTTATTGTTTTATGTAACCATTATGGGCGTTGTGTTGATTTTAGAAACCCTATCCCAATTCTATTTTGTGTATTGGGCGAATTGGTTAGGACAAGATATTATTAAAGACATTCGAACCAAGTTATTCAAGCATATGCTCAGTTTCAGAATGAAATATTTTGACCATGCACCTGTCGGACAATTGGTAACTCGTTCTGTATCTGACATTGAACAAATTGCTCGTATTTTTAGCCAAGGTTTATTCATGATCATCAGTGATATGTTGAAAATGATTGTGATACTGATTTTTATGTTTTATATGAACTGGCGACTGACATGGATAGTGATTTTGGCGATGCCCGTTTTAGTCTATATCACTAGAATCTTTCAGCGAAAAATGCAAGTGGCTTTTGAAGATGTTCGAAATCAGGTGGCCAATATGAATACGTTTGTACAAGAGCGCGTTACCGGAATGAAAATCGTTCAGCTTTTCAACCGCGAAGAAATCGAATACGAAAAATTTAAGGAAATCAACCAAAAGCACAACAAAGCTTGGATTAAAACCATTCTTTACAACTCTATCTTCTTCCCTATCGCCGATATCATTTCGTCATTAACGTTAGGCGCCGTGGTACTTTATGGCGGTTTTCATATTTTAGATGGTGATAAGTTTACCACTTTTGGTGATTTGTTTTCCTATACAATGTTCATCGGGATGTTGTTTAACCCATTGCGTCAAATTGCGGATAAATTCAACGAGATGCAAATGGGAATGATAGCCGCCAATCGTGTTTTTGACATTTTAGACACCGATAAAGACGTTCAGGAAGACGGAAGTGTTGTGGCCAGCCATTTCAAAGGCAATATCCGATTTGAGAATGTTCGATTTGGTTATAACGATAAAGAAGAAGTATTAAAAGGTATCAATCTAAACGTTAAAGCAGGTGAAACTATCGCTATCGTTGGTGCCACCGGTGCCGGAAAATCTACCATTATCAATTTGCTGAATCGTTTTTATGAAATTAATTCGGGGACAATTTATGTCGATAACCAAAATATTAACGACTTCCAATTGGAAAGCTTACGCCAACAAATTGCCATCGTTTTACAAGATGTTTTTCTTTTTGCCGATACAATTCACAACAACATTACGCTTAACAATCCGAATATTTCACGGGAAGAAGTGATTGAAGCAGCAAAAAAAATCGGCGTTCATAAATTCATCAAAACATTGCCCGGTGGTTATGATTATGACGTTAAAGAGCGAGGTGTGATGTTGTCTTCCGGCCAACGTCAATTGATTGCTTTTCTTAGGGCTTATGTGAGTAATCCGAGTATTTTGATTTTAGACGAAGCGACTTCATCCATTGATACGTATAGCGAGGAGTTAATCCAAAAAGCGACTGAGCGAATCACGCAAGGCAGAACTTCTATCATCATTGCACACCGTTTGGCTACCATTATAAATGCAGATAAAATCATTGTGATGGACAAAGGCCAAATTGTAGAAGAAGGAACACATCAGGAATTGGTCAACAAAGCACAAGGTTATTACAAAAATTTATACGATTCACAGTTTGCCGTAGAAAGCTAA
- a CDS encoding EamA family transporter, with protein MQINKYYLSALSAFIIWGFFSLPLKPLHDYPSLDILFYRVFLATALLLLINVSFRYDVVKENVKVFRSLSQKDKRKFLTLTVVGGFLLVLNWYLFMFALNHVSLNSASFAYLICPIITTILAFFILKEKLSFWQWFSVVLCLISCAILSYGDLTGLVYSLIIAVSFALYLISQRKNNLFDKFIVLSIQMIIASIVLAPFFPLYSGTTPNESIFYILMIVIVVLFTIIPLFLNLYALKGMNSSAVGILMYTNPLINFLLGIFYFHEKMTTAHIISFSLILLSIVIFNERILFKRKSLSEK; from the coding sequence GTGCAAATCAATAAATATTACCTGTCTGCTTTATCCGCTTTTATTATTTGGGGATTTTTTAGTTTGCCACTAAAACCGCTTCACGATTATCCGTCGTTGGACATCTTATTTTACAGAGTTTTTTTAGCTACGGCTTTACTGTTGTTAATCAATGTTTCGTTTAGATATGATGTTGTCAAAGAAAATGTAAAAGTGTTTAGGTCATTGAGTCAAAAAGATAAAAGAAAGTTCTTGACTTTAACGGTTGTAGGCGGATTTTTATTGGTGCTGAATTGGTATCTTTTTATGTTCGCCCTTAACCATGTGAGTCTGAATTCGGCTTCTTTTGCTTATCTGATTTGCCCAATCATCACTACTATCTTAGCGTTTTTTATCTTAAAAGAAAAGCTGAGTTTCTGGCAATGGTTTTCGGTGGTTTTATGTTTGATCAGTTGCGCGATTTTATCCTATGGAGATTTAACCGGATTGGTGTACAGCTTGATTATTGCGGTTTCCTTTGCTTTGTACTTAATCAGTCAGCGAAAGAATAACCTTTTTGATAAGTTCATCGTGTTGTCTATTCAAATGATCATTGCTTCCATCGTATTAGCACCGTTTTTTCCACTCTATAGCGGAACCACACCAAACGAATCGATATTCTATATACTGATGATTGTAATTGTAGTATTGTTTACCATCATTCCGTTGTTTCTGAATTTGTATGCTTTAAAAGGCATGAATTCCTCGGCGGTTGGAATATTGATGTACACCAATCCGTTAATCAACTTCTTGTTGGGTATATTTTATTTCCATGAAAAAATGACAACGGCGCATATTATTTCATTCAGCCTCATTTTACTATCGATCGTTATTTTTAACGAAAGAATCTTGTTTAAGAGGAAATCGCTAAGTGAGAAATAA